The following proteins are co-located in the Siansivirga zeaxanthinifaciens CC-SAMT-1 genome:
- the purB gene encoding adenylosuccinate lyase — protein sequence MSLTPLNAISPIDGRYRSKVNELAPYFSEEALIKYRVLVEIEYFIALCEIPLPQLKDVDTNLFDDLRAIYKNFSTEDALAIKKIESVTNHDVKAVEYFIKEKFDALGLSKFKEFIHFGLTSQDINNTAIPLSIKEAIDVVYIPEYTLVLNKLKTLAKDWAGVSMLARTHGQPASPTRLGKEIEVFVVRLEEQLKLLSAVPHAAKFGGATGNFNAHHVAYPTIDWKTFGDKFVEEKLGLYHSFPTTQIEHYDHMAAMFDALKRINTIIIDLDRDIWTYVSMDYFKQKIKAGEVGSSAMPHKVNPIDFENSEGNLGIANAIFEHLSAKLPISRLQRDLTDSTVLRNVGVPLGHTLIGFKSTLKGLDKLLLNEPKFAEDLENNWAVVAEAIQTILRREAYPNPYEALKGLTRTNSKINKESISNFIDTLEVSDAIKQELKNISPSNYTGI from the coding sequence TGTCATTAACACCACTTAACGCCATTTCTCCAATTGATGGAAGATATAGAAGCAAAGTAAACGAATTAGCACCTTATTTTTCTGAAGAAGCTTTAATTAAATACCGTGTTCTAGTTGAAATAGAATACTTTATTGCTTTATGTGAAATTCCGTTACCTCAACTAAAAGATGTTGATACTAATCTTTTTGATGATTTAAGAGCTATTTATAAAAATTTCTCTACTGAAGATGCTTTAGCGATTAAAAAAATTGAAAGTGTTACAAACCACGATGTTAAAGCTGTTGAATATTTTATAAAAGAAAAATTTGATGCCTTAGGTTTATCAAAATTTAAAGAATTTATTCACTTTGGTTTAACCTCACAAGACATTAATAACACAGCAATTCCTTTAAGTATAAAAGAGGCTATCGACGTTGTTTATATCCCAGAATACACCTTAGTTTTAAACAAACTTAAAACATTGGCAAAAGACTGGGCAGGTGTTTCGATGCTTGCAAGAACTCACGGTCAACCGGCATCTCCTACCCGTCTTGGAAAAGAAATTGAAGTGTTTGTTGTGCGTTTAGAAGAACAATTAAAACTATTAAGCGCTGTACCCCACGCCGCTAAATTTGGTGGTGCAACAGGTAATTTTAATGCGCACCATGTGGCATATCCAACGATAGATTGGAAAACTTTTGGTGACAAATTTGTTGAAGAAAAACTAGGTTTATACCACTCGTTTCCAACAACTCAAATTGAGCATTACGACCATATGGCAGCTATGTTTGATGCTTTAAAACGTATAAACACCATTATTATAGATTTAGATAGAGATATATGGACCTATGTTTCTATGGATTATTTTAAGCAAAAAATTAAAGCCGGTGAAGTTGGAAGTAGTGCCATGCCGCATAAAGTAAACCCCATAGATTTTGAAAACAGCGAAGGTAATTTAGGAATTGCCAATGCTATTTTTGAACATTTATCGGCTAAGCTTCCTATTTCTAGATTACAACGCGATTTAACCGACAGTACCGTGCTTAGAAACGTTGGTGTACCATTAGGACATACGTTAATTGGTTTTAAATCGACATTAAAAGGTTTAGACAAATTATTACTTAATGAACCTAAGTTTGCCGAAGATTTAGAAAATAACTGGGCTGTAGTTGCCGAAGCTATTCAAACTATTTTAAGAAGAGAAGCTTATCCAAATCCTTATGAAGCCTTAAAAGGATTAACCAGAACCAATTCTAAAATAAATAAAGA